Proteins found in one Bordetella genomosp. 11 genomic segment:
- a CDS encoding mandelate racemase/muconate lactonizing enzyme family protein, with translation MNIVSVASEVVSLPFDMGGPYQRFAGALWDRLDILLVRVETEDGLVGWGEAFGHAAIPSTRAALDTIVAPLVIGRDAGDIAGLTRSVLHATHLLGRNGAYVFAWSGIEIALWDLLGKRSGLPVHRLLGAAPCADLPAYSSLLNYSDDALVARNTAAAAEQGYRHVKLHEVTRSSVRAAQAAGGADTAIMLDTNCAWDVPTALAMADSLRDDGMYWLEEPVWPPEDTHGLARVRQRGIPIAAGENVAGPQGFMRLLEAGALDIAQPSVIKIGGIGECMRVATMCQMHGVQTVPHSPYFGPGFIATLHIAAALPNKPLIEVLWLDMEANPFDPWVRARDGRVAVPQGPGLGCDPDPEVLARYRVGERHVIREKHA, from the coding sequence ATGAATATCGTGTCCGTCGCGTCCGAAGTCGTGTCGCTGCCCTTCGACATGGGCGGCCCTTACCAACGCTTTGCCGGCGCACTCTGGGACCGGCTGGATATCCTGCTGGTACGCGTGGAAACGGAGGACGGGCTGGTCGGCTGGGGCGAAGCCTTCGGCCATGCCGCCATTCCCTCGACGCGCGCCGCGCTGGATACCATCGTCGCGCCGCTGGTCATCGGCAGGGATGCCGGCGATATCGCGGGATTGACGCGCAGCGTGCTGCACGCGACCCACCTGCTGGGCCGCAACGGCGCCTACGTCTTCGCCTGGTCGGGTATCGAAATCGCCCTGTGGGATCTGCTGGGCAAGCGCAGCGGCCTGCCCGTGCACCGGCTGCTGGGGGCGGCGCCCTGCGCCGACCTGCCGGCCTACTCCAGCCTGCTGAACTACAGCGACGACGCGCTGGTCGCCCGCAACACGGCCGCGGCGGCCGAACAAGGCTATCGTCACGTCAAGCTGCACGAGGTCACGCGCAGTTCGGTGCGCGCGGCGCAGGCTGCCGGCGGCGCGGACACGGCCATCATGCTCGATACCAACTGCGCCTGGGACGTCCCCACCGCGCTGGCCATGGCGGACAGCCTGCGCGACGACGGCATGTACTGGCTGGAAGAGCCGGTATGGCCGCCGGAAGACACGCATGGACTGGCGCGCGTGCGGCAGCGCGGCATCCCCATCGCGGCGGGCGAAAATGTCGCCGGTCCGCAAGGCTTCATGCGGCTGCTCGAAGCGGGCGCGTTGGATATCGCCCAACCCAGCGTGATCAAGATCGGCGGCATCGGCGAATGCATGCGCGTGGCGACGATGTGCCAGATGCACGGCGTGCAGACCGTACCGCATTCGCCTTACTTCGGCCCGGGCTTCATCGCCACGCTGCATATCGCCGCGGCGCTGCCGAACAAGCCGCTGATCGAAGTGCTATGGCTGGACATGGAGGCCAATCCCTTCGATCCCTGGGTGCGGGCGCGCGATGGCCGCGTCGCCGTGCCGCAGGGCCCGGGCCTGGGCTGCGACCCGGATCCCGAAGTGCTGGCGCGCTACCGCGTCGGCGAACGCCACGTCATCCGGGAGAAGCACGCATGA
- a CDS encoding LysR family transcriptional regulator, with protein MSLTVRQLEVIRAVSVHGSVTEAAAALGISQPAISLMLRDCASQAGFPFFVRKHGRLQATRETQVILTELNRIFDSIERVNRLMDDMREMTVGTVQVASVPTLADNLLATTIAEFQKSWPHIQISVFTVDNLGVFENVVQERVDFGLGLSPLHHRDGRMVKGRLSDVCAAELVCVVHPDSPLAARESVTPADLAPYPLISFGKTQPLGALIEDSFRRAGVVRRIAMEVTLTSVACSLARSGAGAAIIDPFHLWAPRDHGVVTLRYQPSTEVKAQMLLPNNTPLSRSAQLFVSALRRTVRERGMAAPARPYSC; from the coding sequence ATGTCGCTTACCGTCCGCCAGTTGGAGGTGATCCGCGCCGTCAGCGTGCACGGATCCGTGACCGAGGCCGCCGCCGCCCTCGGCATTTCGCAGCCCGCCATCAGCCTGATGCTGCGCGACTGCGCCTCGCAGGCGGGTTTCCCGTTTTTCGTGCGCAAGCACGGACGCCTGCAGGCCACCCGGGAAACCCAGGTCATCCTGACCGAGCTGAATCGCATCTTCGACAGCATCGAGCGGGTCAACCGCCTGATGGACGACATGCGCGAGATGACGGTGGGCACGGTGCAGGTCGCCTCGGTGCCCACGCTGGCGGACAACCTGCTGGCCACCACGATCGCGGAATTCCAGAAATCCTGGCCGCACATCCAGATTTCGGTATTTACCGTGGACAACCTGGGCGTGTTCGAGAACGTCGTGCAGGAACGCGTGGATTTCGGCCTGGGGCTATCGCCCCTGCACCATCGGGACGGCCGCATGGTGAAGGGCCGCCTGAGCGACGTCTGCGCCGCCGAACTGGTCTGCGTGGTGCATCCTGACAGCCCGCTGGCTGCGCGCGAGTCGGTCACACCGGCGGACCTGGCGCCCTATCCTTTGATTTCCTTCGGCAAGACCCAGCCGCTGGGCGCGCTGATCGAGGACAGCTTCCGGCGCGCCGGCGTGGTGCGCCGCATCGCGATGGAGGTGACGTTGACCTCGGTGGCGTGTTCGCTGGCGCGATCCGGGGCCGGGGCCGCCATCATCGATCCTTTCCATCTGTGGGCGCCGCGCGATCATGGCGTGGTCACCCTGCGCTACCAGCCCAGCACGGAAGTGAAGGCGCAGATGCTGCTGCCGAACAATACGCCGCTGTCGCGCTCGGCCCAGTTATTCGTTTCGGCCTTGCGCCGCACCGTGCGCGAACGGGGGATGGCCGCGCCAGCGCGTCCTTACAGTTGCTGA
- a CDS encoding acylphosphatase produces the protein MADPHIETVFVQVRGKVQGVGFRMATVRRAHMVGATGWVQNVGDGSVEALVQGTPEQVDQMLEWLGRGPPGATVREVTSRREYIDKRYRNFQQL, from the coding sequence ATGGCTGATCCCCACATCGAAACCGTCTTCGTCCAGGTCCGCGGCAAAGTCCAGGGCGTGGGCTTTCGCATGGCCACCGTGCGGCGGGCGCACATGGTCGGCGCGACCGGCTGGGTGCAGAACGTCGGCGACGGCTCGGTAGAGGCCCTGGTCCAAGGCACGCCGGAGCAGGTCGACCAGATGCTGGAATGGCTGGGCCGCGGCCCGCCGGGCGCGACGGTCAGGGAGGTGACCTCCCGCCGCGAATACATCGACAAGCGCTACCGCAACTTTCAGCAACTGTAA
- a CDS encoding mandelate racemase/muconate lactonizing enzyme family protein: protein MKIERLETRAFALPLDKPIESALGSIRSCGVVLVYAYTDNGLVGENLVFTLNDRRTGVLRAMVDELADLVIGRDAGHIAGFWARAWKDINFFGHKGLPVMGISAIDGALWDIAGKAANMPLYRLLGGARDRMPAYHSGGLWLDRDIDALAREAQDMVAQGFKAVKMRLGMPDPRQDAERVRAVRQAIGPGIRLMADANQGLNEAQAIRLGRMLEEYDLTWFEEPLPAWDLEGVARVAAALDTPIASGETEYTRYGFRGMLTLRSADVLMPDLQRSGGVSEFMRIGHMAESYDVPVSSHLFPETSIQVLGALANAIYLEYMPWFSSLYRERLEFVDGDAVVPERPGWGFTLDPQRIAELENARR from the coding sequence ATGAAGATAGAACGCCTGGAAACCCGCGCGTTTGCGCTGCCGCTGGACAAGCCCATCGAAAGCGCCCTGGGATCGATACGCAGCTGCGGCGTGGTGCTCGTGTATGCCTACACCGACAACGGCCTCGTCGGCGAGAACCTGGTTTTCACGCTGAACGACCGGCGCACCGGCGTGCTGCGCGCCATGGTGGATGAGCTGGCGGACCTGGTGATCGGACGCGATGCCGGCCATATCGCCGGCTTCTGGGCGCGCGCCTGGAAGGACATCAATTTCTTCGGCCACAAGGGCTTGCCGGTGATGGGGATTTCCGCCATCGACGGCGCGCTGTGGGATATCGCCGGCAAGGCCGCGAACATGCCGCTGTACCGCCTGCTGGGCGGCGCGCGCGACCGCATGCCGGCCTACCACAGCGGCGGCCTGTGGCTGGACCGCGATATCGATGCGCTGGCGCGCGAGGCGCAGGACATGGTGGCCCAGGGCTTCAAGGCCGTGAAAATGCGCCTGGGCATGCCGGACCCGCGGCAGGACGCCGAACGCGTGCGTGCCGTGCGGCAGGCCATCGGCCCGGGCATCCGCCTGATGGCCGACGCCAACCAGGGCCTGAACGAGGCGCAGGCGATCCGGCTGGGCCGCATGCTGGAGGAATACGACCTGACGTGGTTCGAGGAACCGCTGCCCGCCTGGGACCTGGAAGGCGTGGCGCGCGTGGCCGCGGCGCTGGACACCCCCATCGCCAGCGGCGAAACCGAATACACGCGCTACGGCTTTCGCGGCATGCTCACGCTGCGCAGCGCCGACGTCCTGATGCCGGACCTGCAGCGATCGGGCGGCGTCAGCGAATTCATGCGCATCGGCCACATGGCGGAAAGCTACGACGTGCCGGTATCGAGCCATCTGTTTCCCGAAACCAGCATCCAGGTGCTGGGGGCGCTGGCCAATGCCATCTACCTCGAATACATGCCCTGGTTCTCGTCGCTCTACCGCGAACGCCTGGAATTCGTCGACGGCGATGCCGTGGTGCCGGAGCGCCCCGGCTGGGGCTTCACCCTGGATCCCCAGCGCATCGCCGAGCTGGAAAACGCACGGCGCTGA